One stretch of Xanthomonas sp. DAR 35659 DNA includes these proteins:
- the trxC gene encoding thioredoxin TrxC, producing MSEPLHVACPHCQALNRVPAERLAAAPQCGRCHRALFVGAPLALTADSFAAHAERSDLPLLVDVWAPWCGPCRTMAPQFEAAAAQLEPQLRLGKLDTEAQPALAARFGIRSIPTLILLRHGRELARHSGAIGAADIVRWARANAG from the coding sequence GTGAGCGAGCCGCTGCACGTCGCCTGCCCGCACTGCCAGGCGCTGAACCGGGTGCCGGCCGAGCGTCTGGCGGCGGCGCCGCAGTGCGGCCGTTGCCACCGCGCGTTGTTCGTCGGCGCGCCGCTGGCCTTGACCGCGGACAGCTTCGCCGCCCACGCCGAGCGCAGCGATCTACCCTTGCTGGTGGATGTCTGGGCGCCGTGGTGCGGCCCGTGCCGGACCATGGCGCCGCAGTTCGAAGCCGCCGCCGCGCAACTGGAGCCGCAGCTGCGCCTGGGCAAGCTGGATACCGAGGCGCAGCCGGCGCTGGCGGCGCGGTTCGGCATCCGCAGCATTCCGACCTTGATCCTGCTGCGGCATGGCCGCGAACTGGCGCGGCACAGCGGTGCGATCGGCGCCGCCGACATCGTGCGCTGGGCGCGGGCGAACGCGGGTTAG
- a CDS encoding S1/P1 nuclease — MKSSVFVSAALAAALSAAPSAAFAWGQLGHRLVADLADAQLTPQARAQVQQLLQGEAEPTLAGVANWADQLREHDPELGKRSGPWHYVNLGEHQCHYEQTRDCPDGNCVVEALHRQTAILADRSQPQAARAQALKFVVHFAGDIQQPLHAGYAHDKGANTFQIQFEGKGSNLHSLWDSGLLRSRGLDEAQYLAQLQAQPLPAPSPAGRALPPPAAAWAEASCRIMLRPGFYPPGAKLPADYVTTWRPVAEAQLRQAGADLAATLNAALGK, encoded by the coding sequence ATGAAATCTTCCGTCTTCGTTTCCGCCGCGCTCGCCGCGGCGCTGTCCGCCGCCCCGTCCGCCGCCTTCGCCTGGGGCCAGTTGGGCCATCGTCTGGTCGCCGACCTGGCCGACGCCCAACTCACCCCGCAGGCGCGCGCGCAGGTCCAGCAATTGCTGCAGGGCGAAGCCGAGCCGACCCTGGCCGGCGTCGCCAACTGGGCCGACCAATTGCGCGAACACGACCCGGAGCTGGGCAAGCGCAGCGGTCCATGGCACTACGTCAACCTCGGCGAACACCAGTGCCACTACGAACAGACCCGCGACTGCCCCGACGGCAACTGCGTGGTCGAGGCGCTGCATCGCCAGACCGCGATCCTCGCCGATCGCAGCCAGCCGCAGGCCGCACGCGCGCAGGCGCTGAAGTTCGTGGTGCATTTCGCCGGCGACATCCAGCAACCGCTGCACGCCGGCTACGCGCACGACAAGGGCGCCAACACCTTCCAGATCCAGTTCGAGGGCAAGGGCAGCAACCTGCACTCGCTGTGGGACAGCGGGTTGCTGCGCAGCCGCGGCCTGGACGAGGCGCAGTACCTGGCGCAATTGCAGGCGCAGCCGTTGCCGGCGCCCTCGCCGGCGGGCCGTGCGCTGCCGCCGCCGGCCGCGGCCTGGGCCGAGGCCTCGTGCCGGATCATGCTGCGCCCGGGCTTCTATCCGCCCGGCGCCAAGCTGCCGGCGGACTACGTCACGACCTGGCGCCCGGTGGCCGAAGCGCAACTGCGCCAGGCCGGCGCGGACCTGGCGGCGACGCTGAACGCGGCACTGGGCAAGTAA
- a CDS encoding OsmC family protein — MSIGDPIRVTLEQEADFAFRIRFDETDLAPLLGDETAPLGHARGPNPSRLLLASIANCLAASLLFALRKFKNDPVGVVAHITATPMRNAEGFWRIPQASVELQLPDGNQDYAQLQRILDQFEQFCVVTQSVRQGIDVQVTVKDAHGNVLLGDKSIEAGA, encoded by the coding sequence ATGAGCATCGGCGACCCGATCCGCGTCACCCTCGAACAGGAGGCGGATTTCGCGTTCCGCATCCGCTTCGACGAAACCGACCTGGCGCCGCTGCTGGGCGACGAAACCGCGCCGCTGGGCCACGCGCGCGGCCCCAATCCGTCGCGCCTGTTGCTGGCCAGCATCGCCAATTGCCTGGCCGCCAGCCTGCTGTTCGCGCTGCGCAAGTTCAAGAACGATCCGGTCGGCGTGGTCGCGCACATCACCGCCACGCCGATGCGCAATGCCGAGGGCTTCTGGCGCATTCCGCAGGCGTCGGTGGAGCTGCAGTTGCCGGACGGCAACCAGGACTACGCGCAGTTGCAGCGCATCCTCGACCAATTCGAACAGTTCTGCGTGGTCACGCAGAGCGTGCGCCAGGGCATCGACGTGCAGGTCACGGTGAAGGATGCGCACGGCAATGTCCTGCTCGGCGACAAGAGCATCGAGGCCGGCGCGTGA